The Argentina anserina chromosome 3, drPotAnse1.1, whole genome shotgun sequence genome includes a region encoding these proteins:
- the LOC126789130 gene encoding uncharacterized protein LOC126789130: MSFFMLLLRWTLLNILLSLPLSLSSSSIHDLLRSHGLPAGLLPKEVKSYSLSDDGLLQVFLDAPCLTKFEDRVFFDSIVRANLSYGSLIGVEGLTQEELFLWLPVKDIIVDDPGSGLILFDIGVAHKQLSLSLFEDPPSCKPSGVVKNHVKAQEKRVRSSEIAREMPSCYKFNCRFL, from the exons ATGTCCTTCTTCATGTTACTCCTTCGATGGACTCTCCTCAACATTCTTCTCTCTCTGCCCCTCTctctatcttcttcctccatcCATGACCTCCTCCGCTCGCACGGTCTGCCAGCCGGTCTCCTCCCCAAGGAGGTCAAGTCCTACTCACTCTCCGACGATGGCCTCCTCCAAGTCTTCCTCGACGCTCCCTGCCTCACCAAATTTGAGGACCGGGTTTTCTTCGACAGCATCGTCAGGGCCAACCTCAGCTACGGAAGTCTCATCGGGGTTGAGGGTTTGACTCAGGAAGAGCTCTTTCTGTGGTTGCCGGTGAAGGATATCATCGTTGATGATCCGGGATCAGGTCTCATTCTTTTCGACATTGGAGTCGCTCATAAACAGCTTTCTCTGTCGCTCTTTGAGGATCCTCCTTCCTGTAAACCATCAG GTGTGGTGAAGAATCATGTGAAGGCGCAGGAAAAAAGGGTTCGAAGCTCTGAGATAGCTAGGGAGATGCCTTCCTGTTACAAATTTAATTGTCGTTTTCTATGA